A genomic window from Silene latifolia isolate original U9 population chromosome 11, ASM4854445v1, whole genome shotgun sequence includes:
- the LOC141613557 gene encoding uncharacterized protein LOC141613557, with translation MQNLKTNLHDLHKMLVQAERDMGLNASTSKDMLNINPKSKGKYKKNVNKGKKPTSYKGKEKATENSSSRPKRGVKSDDNCHYCNGIGHWKRNCPKYLEDIKAGCVTPGMRRKEKISKHEEDLQGKLE, from the exons ATGCAAAACTTGAAAACCAATCTCCATGacttgcacaaaatgcttgtgcaagccgaaagggacatgggacTTAATGCAAGCACTAGCAAGGATATGCTCAACATCAATCCAAAGAGTAAGGGAAAGTATAAGAAAAATGTTAacaagggtaagaaacccacttCCTACAAAGGTAAGGAGAAAGCTACTGAGAATAGCTCTTCCAGACCCAAAAGGGGAGTCAAATCCGATGATAactgccattattgtaatggcatcgGCCATTGGAAGCGCAATTGCCCCAAATATTTGGAAGACATCAAAGCTGGAtgtgtgactcca GGCATGAGAAGAAAGGAAAAGATAAGCAAGCATGAGGAGGATCTccaagggaagctagagtag